The Flavobacterium sp. 20NA77.7 genome includes the window AATCGCCTGCTTCAATTCGTTGATAAACCAATCGTGTAAAGGTGCATTTCCTGCGCCATAGGTTTCTAATACCACACCTCGTAAATCAGGTATTTGCAATACAGAACGCACAACGTGTTGATTAATACCTGGGAAAAGTTTTAAAATAAACACATGATCATCAAAGGATTTATTGACTTTTAAAGGTAAGGATTTTTCACCAACAAACAACGCTTCTTGATTGACTTTTAAATGCACCCCTGATTCTGCTAATTCTGGAAAATTAGGTGAGGTAAAAGCATTAAAATGTTCGGCGCTAATTTTGGTTGTTCGGTTGCCTCTATATAATTTATATTCAAAATATAAACACACTTCTTTGATGATGGGTTTCCCATTTTCTTGCAACGATGCAACTTGAATAGCTGTTATTAAGTTTTCTTTTGCATCGGTGCGTAAATCGCCTATAGGGAGTTGAGAGCCTGTAAATACAACGGGTTTTTCTAGATTTTCTAGCATAAAACTCAACGCAGAGGCACTGTAAGACATCGTATCTGAACCATGAAGTATGACAAATCCATCATATTTTGTATACTGGGAGGCAATTATTTCGGCCATTTTTTCCCAATCTTCAATTTGCATAGTTGAAGAATCAATAGGATGTTCAAATGAAACGGTTTCAATACTACAATCTAGTAATTTTAATTCAGGAATACCTTTTACTAATTGGTTAAAATCAAAAGCTTTCAACGCACCCGTGTCAGCATCTTTCACCATTCCGATGGTGCCGCCTGTGTAAATTAACAATATGGCTGGTTTTTGCTTAGACAGGTTCAATGGTAGTATATTTTAATTTATTGATAACCGGATTGGCATACATAGCTAAAAAACTCTCTTTTTGTTTAGCATCATCTGCATTGATTCGCAGTTCTAAACGACGCTCAAACAATTGTTTTTCTTTTTCCGTGTATTTTGAGCTATAGATTGAGGTAGCATGCAACAAATCATAGGCAATAAAATTGGTAGGCCAAAGTTTGTAGGATTGCAAGATAGAATCGTCAATTACTTGTGCTAGGGCTTGTATTTGCTTGTTGGCATTATCTGTCGCTGCTTTTATAGTGTCAATTTCATGATTAAGGCAATCGCCCACATGAATGTGAATGCGTTTTTTTTGTCCAATAATACCACTTAATAGCGTAATAAAATCTTCGTTTTTTTCCTTAATATAAATTTGATCGTTTGCTTCTGCCATGAGTTGAGGCATTTTCAAAGCGTCTGTGGGATCATATTCATAGGAAATAGAAACAGGAATCAACTTAATTTTTTTGAAAAAATCCATCGTATTTGCTTCGTCAGAAGCCATTGCTATCATTTTTAAAACACCTTGGTGTGTAGCGTCATTGCCGTCTTTGGTTCTTCCTTCTCGCTGCGCAATCCATACCGAACGATTTTCACGAGAAATTAAATGATACATATATTCGGCAAGTAATTTTGAACTTTGTAATAACTCACGAGGCGGTAAATTACGTTGCACTAAAAAATTCCTATTTAATTTAGATAATTTAAGTAGAAAATCCTTTTTTACTAAATTATCTCCAATAGCCGACGCAGTCATTACCAAACCATGATCAAATAAACACACATTTAATAAGGAAGTGTCTAATATAATATCACGGTGATTAGAAATAAAAAAATAAGCAGTATTTGGCTCTAGTTTTTCAAATCCAGAAGTTGTTAATCCATCAGAGGTTGTTTCAATGATTTTTTTAACCGCCTGATACGCAAAATTGATTTGAAAATCTCTAATGGAGTGTGTACGAAGCAGTTGCTCTTTCCAAATAGATTCCTCTACATCTGGATAAGCAAATTGCATCATCGCTTTCATCATTGGATGCTGTATGGCTTCGCGTAAAGCACCATTTACTTCAGCATCATAATAAGGACGTATTTTATCAAATTTGGACATGCTCTATTTTCTACATTACAAAAAAACAAAAAAAAAGGGAAATAGCAATTATTTTCTGCTAAAATCCGAACACTTCTTTTGAATTTTCTGTAGTGATGCGAGCAATTTCTTCTACAGGAAGTTGATATAGAGTAGCTAATTTTTCGGCAATTAGAGTAATATAACTGCTTTCATTTCTTTTTCCTCTGTGCGGGACTGGGGCTAAATAGGGAGCGTCTGTTTCTAATACAATATGTTCTAACGGAATTTCGTGTAAAAACTGATCTATTTTGCCGTTTTTAAAAGTGGCTACACCGCCAATTCCTAATTTCATACCACAAGCTATAGCACGCAAAGCCTGATTTTTATCTCCCGTAAAACAATGAAAAATTCCAACTAAATCAGGGCCTTTTTCTTGTTCCAATATTTCAAAAATTTCATCAAAAGCGTCTCTGCAATGGATATTTATGGGTAACTTGTATTTTTTGGCCAATTGAATTTGGTGTTGAAATACCAATTGTTGTTCTTTTAAATAGGTTTTATCCCAATACAAATCAATGCCAATTTCGCCAATGGCTGCAAATGTTCGAGCAGCGAGTTCTTTTTCAACATGTGCTAATTCTTCTTGATAATTTTCTTTTACATAGCAAGGATGCAATCCCATCATTAAAAAAACATGTTGAGGATATTGGTTTTCCAAGGCATACATGTGCGAGGTATAACTACTGTCAATGGAAGGCACAAATAGTCTGCTGACGCCTTGGCGAATAGCGCGTGAAATCATTTCGTCTCTATCGTCATTAAATTCTTCTGAATATAAGTGCGTATGTGTGTCTGTAAATTGCATACTATCGTTTATTCAATTAATAAATTACAGCCTCTAATGTCGCTGTTGTCAAATCTGCCTAATACCTCAAAGGTTTGATTGGTATATTTTTTTCCAAGGTCTTGTGTGGCAATAAAGGAACACGAATTTAGGTTTGCTAAATCAATCACATTAATTCCTCCCGTTTTTCCATATCCTTCATAACTTAATGCGTCTTCAGTGTCTCGTATCAAAACGTCCATCCACAGGGGGCATTCAAAAATACCATTTCCTAGTGAATAGGCTTGTGAAAGGAGTTCCGTCATGCCATATTCTGAATGGATGCACTGCACGCCAAATCCTTCACATAGTTTTTGGTGTAATTCTTCTCTAATTAATTCTTTGCGTTTTCCTTTCATGCCTCCTGTCTCCATTACGATTAAAGATTTTCCTATTTCATGAAGAGGGAATGAATGCAATGTTGCATATTCAATTAAGTCCAATAGAGCATAGCTAACTCCAATAAGAATAACATTTTGTCCTTCTTTATTTAGTTTTTCAATTTTTTGTAAAAGGTCATTATAATTATTCAAATAAAATCCTGAATCTTCATGGTTGCTACTTTGAATTAAATCTTCAACCATATAAATTAAAGATGAGCCCTCTCGTTCTAAATAAGAAGGCAAAAGTGCTAATACACAATAATTTTCAATAGTTCCATAAAAGTTTGAAAAACCTAAGCGATAACTCATTTCATACCAACTCACATCTGTTACTAAATGTTTGCTAGGTTGCATGCCTGTTGTGCCGCTGCTCGTAAAAATCTGTTGTACGGGCGCGTTTGAACTTAATATGGTATGACTTTTAAAAAATTGTATCGGTAAAAAAGGGATATCTAGTACGCGTTTTACATGCGCAGGTGTTTTTTTTAAATGAGTACAAAAAGAATGGTACACTAAATTGTTTTCGTATTGGTAACGAAAAATTTTCAGTGTCATTTTTTCAAATTCTTTTTTTGAAGCAATAGAAAAGATATCTTCTTGTGTAATCAAGGTGTTTAATTTTATGCAAAAATAAAAAA containing:
- a CDS encoding LuxE/PaaK family acyltransferase; the protein is MITQEDIFSIASKKEFEKMTLKIFRYQYENNLVYHSFCTHLKKTPAHVKRVLDIPFLPIQFFKSHTILSSNAPVQQIFTSSGTTGMQPSKHLVTDVSWYEMSYRLGFSNFYGTIENYCVLALLPSYLEREGSSLIYMVEDLIQSSNHEDSGFYLNNYNDLLQKIEKLNKEGQNVILIGVSYALLDLIEYATLHSFPLHEIGKSLIVMETGGMKGKRKELIREELHQKLCEGFGVQCIHSEYGMTELLSQAYSLGNGIFECPLWMDVLIRDTEDALSYEGYGKTGGINVIDLANLNSCSFIATQDLGKKYTNQTFEVLGRFDNSDIRGCNLLIE
- a CDS encoding TatD family hydrolase produces the protein MQFTDTHTHLYSEEFNDDRDEMISRAIRQGVSRLFVPSIDSSYTSHMYALENQYPQHVFLMMGLHPCYVKENYQEELAHVEKELAARTFAAIGEIGIDLYWDKTYLKEQQLVFQHQIQLAKKYKLPINIHCRDAFDEIFEILEQEKGPDLVGIFHCFTGDKNQALRAIACGMKLGIGGVATFKNGKIDQFLHEIPLEHIVLETDAPYLAPVPHRGKRNESSYITLIAEKLATLYQLPVEEIARITTENSKEVFGF
- a CDS encoding asparaginase, with the translated sequence MVKDADTGALKAFDFNQLVKGIPELKLLDCSIETVSFEHPIDSSTMQIEDWEKMAEIIASQYTKYDGFVILHGSDTMSYSASALSFMLENLEKPVVFTGSQLPIGDLRTDAKENLITAIQVASLQENGKPIIKEVCLYFEYKLYRGNRTTKISAEHFNAFTSPNFPELAESGVHLKVNQEALFVGEKSLPLKVNKSFDDHVFILKLFPGINQHVVRSVLQIPDLRGVVLETYGAGNAPLHDWFINELKQAIDKGLYIVNVTQCSGGSVIMGTYETSTKLKELGLISGGDITTEAAITKLMYLLGQNIEKQEFKTVFETSLRGEISEIN
- a CDS encoding 1-acyl-sn-glycerol-3-phosphate acyltransferase gives rise to the protein MSKFDKIRPYYDAEVNGALREAIQHPMMKAMMQFAYPDVEESIWKEQLLRTHSIRDFQINFAYQAVKKIIETTSDGLTTSGFEKLEPNTAYFFISNHRDIILDTSLLNVCLFDHGLVMTASAIGDNLVKKDFLLKLSKLNRNFLVQRNLPPRELLQSSKLLAEYMYHLISRENRSVWIAQREGRTKDGNDATHQGVLKMIAMASDEANTMDFFKKIKLIPVSISYEYDPTDALKMPQLMAEANDQIYIKEKNEDFITLLSGIIGQKKRIHIHVGDCLNHEIDTIKAATDNANKQIQALAQVIDDSILQSYKLWPTNFIAYDLLHATSIYSSKYTEKEKQLFERRLELRINADDAKQKESFLAMYANPVINKLKYTTIEPV